In Desulfoferula mesophila, the genomic window ACCGGCGACCGGGAGGAGTTGGAGGCCCGCTTGCTGGGCCTGAGCCAGAAGGTGGCCCGCCGTCTCAGGGCCAAGGGGCTTTGCGGACGCACCGTGACCCTCAAGCTCAAGCACCGCGACCACCGGCTGGTGACCCGCTCCGCCACCCTGGCCCGGCCCACCGACGCCGCCGGGGAAATCTACGCGGCGGCCCGGGAGCTCCTGGCCGCCTACGGCGCGCCCGGCCCCTTCCGCCTGATCGGGGTGGGTCTTAGCCACCTGGGCGCGGCCGGCCAAGGACAGGCCGAGCTGTTCGGCGCCGCCAAGGCGGGGCGCAACCGGGCCCTGGACCGGGCCGAAGACGCCATCGTGGCCCGCTTCGGGGAAAAGGCCATCACCAGGGGCGCTCAAATAGCGCCTCCTCTGGCCGGCCTGGACCAAGACGCCCCCAAGGGGCATAATAAGAAGGAACCCAAATAGCCAATCGCCTGCCCGAGTTCTACCGCTCCGGCGGGAAAAAATTGTTACGCCGCTCCAAGGAGACGCCCGTTTATGCCCAGCTTTGCCCAGACCCATTCGCGAGTAACCAGCTACTACATCCTGCAGGACAAGCAAGACATCCTGCAGCAGTTGGTGCACGCGGCCCGCTGGAAAAAGCCGGTGCTCATCGTGCCCGCCCTGGCCAGCGAGTTCACGGACCCGGAAAACCGCCCGGTGTTCGAGAACATCGTGGCCGAATTGTCCGGGGCCAAATATCTGGCCCACGTGATCTTCGGCCTGGACCAGGCCAGCGAAGACGACGTACGCACCTGCATAGACATCTGCCAAAAGGGCGGGCTCAAGAACTACATCATCCAGTGGAACGACGGACCGGCCATCAGCGGCATTTACGAGATGCTCGAAGACGGCGGCTTCGACCTGTCGCGCCGGGGCAAGGGCCGCAACGTGTTCATGGGCTTCGGGGTGGCCATGGCCCTGGGGGCCACCTGCGTGGGCCTGTTGGACGCGGACATCAAGACCTTCCAGCGCCGCCAACTGGATCGCCTTTTCTACCCGGTGCTGGTGCACAACTACCCCTTCTCCAAGGCCTTCTACGCCCGCTGGAACGGCCAGCGCCTTTTCGGCAGGGTCAAACGCCTGCTCTTGGACCCCCTGCTGTTGGCCCTGAAGCGCAAATTCAGCGAAGGCAGCGAAGAGAAGATGCTCCGGCTGGTGGACTTCCTGTTGAGCTTCGACTACCAGCTCTCCGGCGAGGTGTGCCTGGACATGTGGCTGCTACGCAAGATGCGCTACTCCCTCAACTGGGGCGTGGAGATATTCACCCTCATCGAGGTGTACCGCAAGGCCTCCCACGTGGCCCAGGTGGAGTTCACCCGCAAGAGCTTCGACCACAAGCACCAGCGGGTAAGCACCGACGACCCCAAGAGCGGGCTGCACAAGATGTCCCTGGACATCATCCAGACCCTGCTGCACGCCCTCATCGTGGAGGAGGGCCTGGAGGTTGGCGAGGAGTTCTTCCGCGATCTGGCCCTTACCTACGAATCCATCGCCGAGGAGATCATCAAGAAATACTCGGACAACGCCGAGTTCAACAATCTTTCCTACGACCGCGACGCCGAGGAAAGCATGGTCTACGACGTGCTCTCCCGGGCCATCGTGCAGACCGCCGACCACTTGTCGGCCCCCTCCCACATCGCCGAGAAGATGCTGCGCCTCACCGCCTCTTACGAAGAATTCAAGCCCTTCGTGGACCAGGGGTTGCAGCAGACCATCCTGCTCCTGGAGGAAAGGCTCCGGGAGGAGTCCCTGGAGGTGCGCAACCTGCCTTCCTGGGAGCGCATCATGTGGAAACTGCCCGAGGTCTCCAGCCACATAGTGGATGCCCTGGAAGAGGACAAGCAGCGTTTCAAATAAGAGCCCCGCGCCTTGGCGCGACTATTATCCGCCCCGTCCGGCCTCCGGGCGGGGCGCCCCTCATATGGACCCGAAAGGATTTAACGTGGCCAGCGATTACGACGAACTAACAGTGCAATACGAAGAAGACGGCCAGGTTTTGGTGGAGCAGTTGGACAAGCAGGTGCTCAACAAGGGCCTGTGGACCACGGTGCTGTTCCTCTACCGCGAGCGCGACAAGAAGACCGGCGAGTTCGGGCCGCCCAAGGCCGGATTCCGGCGCTACCAAAAGGTGGGCGGCTACTTCAAGAAGCGCGACGCCATCAACCTGAGCGAAAAGACCACCCCCGAGGTGCTGGCCAAGCTCAAGGAGTGGTTTCAGCTCTAGAGAGCCCTCCCAAGAGTTATAATGACCTGCCCCTGGTTACCTCGCTGCATGGGGGGGAGGAAAATTGCTACTGGAGTTTCCCAACGCTCGGATTGAGCTGAGCCGCCGGGAAGACCTGCGCCACCACGGCCTGATCGAGGCCGCCGGACGGCAGGTCCACGTGCTGGGCCGCCCGGGCTGGCGGGTGGACTACGGCCGCCTGGACTATGACGACGAGCCCGGCTCGGTGGAGAGCGCCCTGGAGGAGGCCCTGGCCGCCTGGCTGGCCGATCCGGCCCGCCTGCCCGACCTGGCCGCCCTTAGCGGCGCCTTCCTGCTGTTGGTCTGCCGCGATGGAGCCCTGGAGCGGGTCGTCACCTCCGACGAGCTGGGCAACACCGTGTACTGGTGGTCCCAAGGGGGCCGCCTGGTCATCAGCGACACCTGGCGAGATTTCGCCCAGGGCCGCGACCTGCTCGCCTGGGAGGCCTACGACCCGGAGCAACTTGCCTGGCTGAGCCGCAAGAAGACCTGCGCGCCGGGGCGCACCTATCTAAGAGGCCTGAACCGTCTGAGCGTGGGCACCCTCTATCAGGTGGAGGGCGCGGCCCTGCGCGCCAGCGCGGCGGTGTGTCCCGATCCGCCCGCCGACGGCCGGGATTTCACCTGGGACGACCTCTACGCCATGGTGGGCCGCCGCCTGGGCTCCGGCCCCTACACCCTGTGCTACTCCACGGGCATAGACAGCCACTACCTGCTCATGCGCTACGCCAAGCGCATCGAGCAGGTGCTGACCATCTACATGGCCGCGCCCTATCAGGACCAGGAGCGCAGCCTGGAGGCCGGCGCCGCCCTGATCAACGCCGTGGCCCAGGGCAAGCCCTACACCCCGGTGGGGGTGGACTACACCGATCCAATGAACCGCGCCTACCTGGAGGACGCGGTGGAGCACGACCCCTTCGCGGCCCACTCCTCCTTTTCCATGTACCAGGCCTTTGCCCAGGCCTCTTGCGGCCAGATCCTCAGCGGACAGAACGCGGACACCATGCAGTTTTTCGCCCTCACCTCGCGCATCGGTCCCCGCGAGTTGGTGATGAAAAGCCCGGTGTCGCCCCAGCCGCCCCTGACCAGGGTGGCCTACCGGCTGGAGGCGGCCCGCTCCTTTGGCGGGCCCCAGCCCGGGGGCATGGTGAACAGCCGCATGCTCTGCGGCCTGGGACAGCGCATGCTGGCCCTCACCGGGCCCCGGGGCTATTGGCCCATCCTGCACTTCAAGCGCATCCACAACATGACCACCGGCAACACCGCCCTGTTCCGCAACGCCTCGCGCTACTGGGGCAAGCCGGTGCTCTTCCCCTACCTGGAGCCCCTGGTCTTCTACGTATCCGCCTATTTCCGCCGCCCCCTGGGCGACGTGCTCAACCCCAAGGGGCACCTCAAGCGGCAATACCACTACCTGCGCCACAGCCAGAGTCCCCTGGCCCCACCCCAGGGCAAGCCTTTCAGCCAGAGCCCTCTGTTCACCTGGGCCGCCGGATGCCTGGAAGGCCTGGCCCCGGAGCTCAAGCGGCGGGTGGACGCCGTGGTGTCCGAGCCCATGGGGCGATCGGTGGTCTATTGTCTGGCCGCCCTGGCCCAACAGAGGCCGCAGGCGGGGCTAACTGGCCGCTAAGACCAGGTTGTGCTAGGCTCTTTTTTGATGGGGGGATTGGGCCAATGCTGGATATAAGGGGAGGCTTGGCAACGTGCGCCTGAGATTCTGGGGAACCAGGGGCTCCATACCCGCGCCCGGTCCGGACACCGTGCGTTTCGGAGGCAACAGCACCTGTGTACAGTTGGAGCTGGGTGGCCGACAGGTCATCATCGACGCGGGCAGCGGCATCCGCCCCCTGGGCCGGGCCCTCTTGGGCCGGATGCACGAGGTGGTGCTGCTCATCACCCACCTGCATCCCGACCACCTGCTGGGTTTTCCCTTTTTCGCCCCCATCTTCGACCCGCGCATGACCATCCGGGTGGGCGGCTGGCCCAACGGCCTGCTCGGGCTCCGGCGCCTGTTCTATTCCGGCCGCCCGGTGGGGGGCTTTCCAGTGCCCTTCGATCTGTTGCCCGCCACCATCGTGCGCGACCCCGCCCTGGCCCCGCCGCGTTTTCGCCTGGGCGAATACATGGTGCGCACCGCGCCCCTGAGCCATCCCCAGGGCAGCATCGGTTATCGTTTCGACGGGCCCGAGGGCTGCCTGGTGTTCATTACCGACAACGAACTCCCCCCCCAGGGTCTCCCTTCCCACCTGGTTGATTTCTGCCGGGGCGCCAACGTGCTCATCCACGACTGCCAATACCTGCCCCAGGAGATGGGCCCCTTCCGGGGCCGGGGACACTCCGACTGGCCCTCGGCCCTGGCCCTGGCCCTGGCCGCGGGGGTAGGCCGCCTGATCTTCACCCACCACGACCCGGAACGCAGCGACCTGCAGGTGCAACAAATGGTGGATCAGGCCAGGGCCCATGCCCCAAAGCTGGCGGTGGACGCCGCCGCCGAGGGCATGGTGCTGGAACTATAGATTCATCCCCTCTCGCGGAGAAGACCGCTTGCGACCCGGTAGGCGATTCGTATTAGGCAACCTCATGCTGATTGGCAACTTTTTTGCCAATATCATGGGAGTGGCCCTCATGGCGGCCCTGGACCGTTGGGCCTATATGGTCCGTCTGCCCCAGATTCCGGAGATCGCCTGGCTGGTCGTCGGCTACGATGTTTTTGCCTTCATGGTGGGGTTTGTCTCGCTGCTTACCTACGAGCGCCCCATCCGGGCCCACTTGAACGACATCGCCCACAGCCGCGAATCCGCCCCGGCGCTGGCCAAAAAGGCCCGCCGCCGCCTGCTCAACGAGCCCTGGGTCGCCGTGGGGCTGAATCTTTTTCTTTGGGGCCTGGCCGCCCTGGTCTTCCCCCTGTTCCTGTCCCAAATGCCGGTGTTGTCCCACCTGGCCGGGGTGATGGCCCTGCGGGCCCTGTTCGTGGGAGCCATCACCGTCACCACCGCCTTTTTCTTCTTGGAGCACATGCTGCAGCACCGGCTTGCCCCGGTGTTTTTTCCCCATGGCGGCCTGTCGCGGGTGCGGGGAGCCTGGCGCATCCGCATCGGCGTGCGCATGGCCGGGCTTCTTCTGGGCGCCTGCATGGTCCCCTTTCTGGCCATCATCTTCACCATCCGCGGCTCGGCCCGCCTGGTGGAGATGGGAGCCATCCCTCCGGCAGAGGTGCTGGGTGATTTGCAAACGGCGGTGGTGGTGCTGTGCCTGCTGTTTATCATCAACGCCGTGGGGCTGGCCTTTTTGGTCACCTCCAACATGGTGCGCCCGCTGCGGGAAATCGTGCGGGTGCTGAGCAAGGTGCGCGGAGGGGATTTCTCGGACCAGGTGCAGTCCATGGCCAACGACGAGATCGGCTACACCGCCGACATGATCAACCAGATGACCGAAGGCCTGGCCGAGCGCGAACACATCAAGGACACCTTC contains:
- a CDS encoding MBL fold metallo-hydrolase gives rise to the protein MRLRFWGTRGSIPAPGPDTVRFGGNSTCVQLELGGRQVIIDAGSGIRPLGRALLGRMHEVVLLITHLHPDHLLGFPFFAPIFDPRMTIRVGGWPNGLLGLRRLFYSGRPVGGFPVPFDLLPATIVRDPALAPPRFRLGEYMVRTAPLSHPQGSIGYRFDGPEGCLVFITDNELPPQGLPSHLVDFCRGANVLIHDCQYLPQEMGPFRGRGHSDWPSALALALAAGVGRLIFTHHDPERSDLQVQQMVDQARAHAPKLAVDAAAEGMVLEL
- a CDS encoding adenylate/guanylate cyclase domain-containing protein, which produces MLIGNFFANIMGVALMAALDRWAYMVRLPQIPEIAWLVVGYDVFAFMVGFVSLLTYERPIRAHLNDIAHSRESAPALAKKARRRLLNEPWVAVGLNLFLWGLAALVFPLFLSQMPVLSHLAGVMALRALFVGAITVTTAFFFLEHMLQHRLAPVFFPHGGLSRVRGAWRIRIGVRMAGLLLGACMVPFLAIIFTIRGSARLVEMGAIPPAEVLGDLQTAVVVLCLLFIINAVGLAFLVTSNMVRPLREIVRVLSKVRGGDFSDQVQSMANDEIGYTADMINQMTEGLAEREHIKDTFGLYVSEQVRDEILAGRIPLDGEIKQVTMLFSDLRDFTPLAEATPPKDVVMILNGYFHHMATVVEEHGGLVLQYVGDEIEAVFGAPLALENHARHALEAALAMRRHLAAYNARLIANGHAPLRHGIGIHSGPALAANIGGGGRLSYALVGDTVNLAARLQDLTKVMGRDILVSGATADALGPGAPLERLSATTVKGRSQPVEVYAVP